Genomic window (Lusitaniella coriacea LEGE 07157):
GAGTTCCAAGGGTGAGAGAAAGTCGCTTCTTGCTCGGCTATTTCGTTGGCTCGCAAAAGATAGACTCTTTTCTCCGGCTCCGCCATATTAATACTTGCTCCTCTTTCGTTTCTTAAAGCAATATCTCCTCGCACTGATTCACAATATTGCGATCGCTCTCGCTTACGTTTTCGATTTGATGGAAGCCGTCAAGTTCGATCTGCGTTTCAGTAGAGTTGTTATTTCCTGCTGCGACTAAAGCGGTTCGCGCGATCGCGATTTCAAAAGTTGAAGTGTCTTGGCTATAGCTGTCAACAACCGTGAGCGCTAGGGTTTGGTTCTTCGGTTCGCCGTAAGTGCAGTCGAAGGAAGATTGAGGCATATAAAACGCACCCACCACAGCCCCTTGAGTCACGGCGAAGGTTAAATAAACTTGTCCGAGTTGGTTGGGTTGTTGGGTTTGACCGTAGAGATAGATGCCATCGTCGAACCATTCGCGATCGCCCAGCTTCGGTGCAAAAGCGGCTGCTAAGGAGTGATGCGGGGAAAGATTATTCGATGCTCGCGTTCCAACTAACTCATCCCTCAATGCGGGAACGGATGCCAGTGTCGCTGCGAGGGATTGTTCGAGAGGGAGATTTGTTGACTTTGCCGCTACCAATTCATCACCTAATGCGGGAACGGCTGCCAGCGCTGCTGCGAGGGATTGTTCGAGAGGACGATTTGTTGCCTTTGCCGCTACCAATTCATCACTCAGCTTGGGACCTGTCATAAAGGCTGGTGCAAGAGATTCTGTGGGTAAATGTTCCATTTCTTCATCCATTCCCCAAGCTGCTTTAAGACCCAAAGGTTCAATCGCCAAAGCTGTTACTAATAAATAAAACGAGAAAGCTTTGATGGAACCAGAGATGACAGGTCGATTGTACAGACTAGAGAATCGGGAGAACATGGTGCGGCCTCGTTAGTTTTGCTGACAGTTTTGAATATCTCGCAGTTTTTCCCCTGGAGCGGTGATGAGTCCCCGCAGGAAGTGCGATCGCGATCGCATCTTTTAGGAGATCGCGATTAATAACCCATCGTAATTTAGATCGCTTTTATTCCTCTCATTGTAGTAAAAAAAACGCTCTAACACTTATAAAATAAACAATTCTATGTAAATTTTGTTTTGTTAAGATATGTATTGAAATGCAAATTCCGCGCTTTTTTACAATATGTATTAATTAATACATTAATCGAAAAGAGAAGAGTTTAATACTTTCCGCATAAACCGCATAAATTAAAGACTTAGTAAAGATTGCAGCCCGCTTTTACATTCCTAAAATTACTCAGTTATCATGGGGTTATAAGGTAAAAAAGAACACGTCTTTTCCAGCGCAACCGCGCTGGTGCCTGCTAAACGACATAATCCCTCCGTATTGAATGCATCTCCTATCCCATGAGGTAGGAGAATTTTTTTGAATGTGTCGCGCGATACGCCTTGAAACTCCTCAAGTGTTTCAATCCTCTCGATTCTTCGATTTGTGCTTCCATTGGGAGAGGTTGACAATCGTTTTGCGATTTTTCGGTTTTTGTTGCAGTTCTTCTGGGGTGGGGACGGGATCGTAACCGCCGGGATGGAAAGGGTGACAGCGCAAGAGGCGTTGGGTTGCCAGCCAACTTCCTTTTAGCGTACCAAAACGCGCGATCGCGTCCATTGCATATTCCGAACAGGTGGGATAAAACCGACAAGCCGGAGGAAGCAAGGGAGAAATCAAGCGTTTATAGAATTTCAGCAGCCCAATCAAGACAGTTTTCATAGGGGAACGGGGAGCGTATCGCGTAGTATTAATGACGTGTACTGTTAGGATAAATCGCTGTTGTTCTCTCCTCTATCGGGATTAGAAACCTCCCCGCCCATCTTCGTTTCTGTTGGCATAACCGTTGTCTACCTCACCGTTATGCTCGTCGTTGCAGAAAGCCTCAATCGCCTAACGGCATTGGGTGCAGAACTAACGCGCAAAATCGTTCACATTGGTTCGGGTCATGTCATTCTGATCGCATGGCTGTTGAACATCCCCGCTTGGGTGGGAATTGGCGCGTCCGCGATCGCGGGAGGAATCGCCATCTTATCCTACTTCTTCCCCATTTTACCCAGCATCAACAGCGTCGGGCGCAACAGTCTCGGAACCTTCTTTTACGCCATCAGCATGGGCATCCTCGTTGCTTGCTTTTGGTCGATACATCATCCCCAATACGCCGCCATTGGAATTTTAGTCATGGCGTGGGGAGACGGACTCGCCGCCATCATCGGTCAGCGATTCGGCAAACATCCCTATCAATTCTTCGGCAGTCGCAAAAGTTGGGAAGGGTCTGCAACAATGGCAGCAGTTAGTTTCATCGTCACCCTATTGATTCTGCTCTCGGTTCAGGGAAATCATTGGCAAACTTGGTGTGTTTCCCTTGCAGTTGCCCTTGTCGCAACAGGATTAGAAGCCTTCTCGAAACTCGGCATCGACAACCTCACCGTCCCGTTAGGCAGCGCCGCCTTCTGCTTTTTCCTCAACCAATGGTTAAACGCAAACTCCTAAGAGTATCGCAAATAAAAAGTTGTTCAATCGCGTCAGATAGGGAGCTGGGGAAGCTGAGGGAGCTGGAGTGAGGAAGAAACGGCGTGGGATAGTTTATTCATTGGAGTACTCTTAAGAAACACAACTTCTCGCTGGGGTTGGGCGGGTTTGAGCAACAGTTAGGGACTTGCGTAAAAATAAGATACCAGCGATGCACCTGCGGCTATCGCCTAACACATCCTACGATTGGGACTGCTTTTTTCTCAACTAATGGTTAAACGCAAACTCCTAAAAAAAATTCTCCCCCTCACCGTGTCTCCGTTTCCCCGCATCCATCAACGCTCAAAACTGAAAGCCATACCCTTATAAATCACTCCACCCCCCATGAGTCCGCAAGCTGCCCTCGTCCTCGTTGCTTGGATACCCTTCTCCCTTTATCTTTTCCTACGCTTCCCTCCCCAAAAAGCTGCCATCATCGGTTTTATTGGCGCTTGGCTCTTTTTACCCCAAGCGGAATTTTTCCTCTCCCCCCTACCCAACTACACGCGGATGGCAGCCGCCTGCTATGGCATTTTATTGGGCGCTTTAATCTTTGATGCCGAACGTTTATTCTCATTTCGCATCAGTTGGATCGATCTCCCCATGATCGTTTACTGCTTCTGTCCGATTATCAGTCAAATCAACAACAATCTCAGCCCAATCTCTCCCACCTTCAATCAACTCATCACCTGGGGAGCGCCTTATTTCGTCGGTCGCATTTATTTCAGCACCCTCGATGGACTTAAGGAACTGGCGAAGGGAATCTTTATTGGGGGGTTAATTTATATTCCCTTCTGTTTGATTGAATCGGTGATGGGTCCTTTAATTCACGAAAAAGTCTACGGTTTTCCCGCCTTTGTGGATTGGTCGCAAGCGAGGCGGTACGGGGGATGGCGACCGGTAGTTTTCATGAATCACGGCTTAATGGTTGGCGTGTGGATGATGACAACTGCCCTGTGCGGCGTGTGGTTTTGGCGTGCTGGTGTAATTCCTAAAGAACCGAGCAAGCCAATTCTGAAGTGGGGGAAGTGGGTTGTCACTGCCAGCGTTTGGCGGCTTTGGCTGTGGAAAATTGAAGCGGGGAAAACACTTCAGGGTCGAGCGATTAATCCTCTGGTCATTCTGCTTTTCCTCACGTTTGTGAATTGCCGTTCGACAGGCGCGTGGATTTTGGCAGTAACGGGATTGCTGATTTTATTTATCGGAAGTGGATTGCGCTCGAACTTGCCCATGCTACTTTTGGCAGGATTTACGGCGTTATATCTCTTCTCAGGAGCAATGGGAACCACACAGACCGAACCCATCTTAAACTTTTTCGAGTCCTTGGGACTGAGTGCCGATCGCGTCAGTTCTTTAGCCTTTCGATTTCATAATGAAGAAATCTTGGGAGAGAGAATACGTCTAAAATTCTTGTTTGGCTGGGGCGATGCTAGTGAATATCGCGTTCCCGGCGCGATTACAGATAGTTTGTGGATTATTATTTTTGGAATTAATGGCGTAGTGGGCTTATGGAGTTGGGCGGCGGCGTTTTTAGTCCCGGTGTTTGGTTTCTGTTTCCGCTATCCCGCACGCTACTGGACAAATCCCAATGTTTCCCCTGCCCTCGTCCTTGTTCTATGTTTGAATTTGTATTGCATTGATTGCCTGCTCAATGCAATGGTGAATCCGGTTTTTGTCCTTATCTGTGGCGGCGTTTCGGGGTTAGTGGTGAAACCGACAGCAAACGATGCGCGTCCGAGTCCTCTTGAAATCGCTGTTCGAGCAAGATTGAAACGCAGGGAAGTGAGGGAACGAGATTGAATGAGTTTCAGTATTTTCAACAGGGAGCCGCGAGTACGATTTGAGATTAAGCTGTTATGGAGGCGGGTTGCTTTTTTTACCCCTCTCGAACCGAACAAAGAAGATTAAATCTGTTGATTCTTGACTGTTGGTTGGGAATCGCATCTGCCCCTTAATCTATGGCTAACGAAATCCAATCCATTCCGTTGCTGGTGGTGGTTCTCAACTACCGCACGCCCCAACTCACCATCGACTGTTTGCGCTCTTTGGTGGGGGAAGCAAAAGCTTTGCCGAAAATGCGCGTCGTTGTCACCGATAACGATTCTCAGGATGGCTCTGCCGAGCAAATTGGCGTGGCGATTGCTGAGGAAGGACTGAGCGCTTGGGCTTCCTTGATGCCCCTAGAACGCAATGGCGGCTTTGCTTTTGGGAATAATGCCCCGATTCGGCGCGCGATCGCGTCCCAAAATCTTCCCCCCTACGTCCTCCTGCTTAATCCCGATACTGTCGTGCGTCCGGGAGCCATTTCAGCCCTCCTCGAATTCATGGAAGCGCATCCCCAGGCGGGCATCGCCGGAAGTCGCCTCGAAGACCCCGACGGTACGCCCCAACGTTCTGCTTTTCGCTTCCATACGATCCTTAGCGAACTCGAAGGCGGCACGCGCCTCGGCGCGGTTTCCAGGCTCCTCTCGCGCTGGATTGTCGCGCCTCCCGTTTCCGATACTCCCTGCAAGACGGATTGGGTGGCGGGCGCGAGTATGATGATTCGTCGGGAAGTTATCGAACAGGCGGAATTGCTCGATGAAGGCTATTTTATGTACTACGAAGAGATGGATTTTTGCCTGCAAGCTCGTCAAGCGGGGTGGGAGTGCTGGTACGTTCCCCAAAGTCGAGTGGTTCATCTGGTCGGGCAGAGTTCCGGCGTAACGGATACCAAGCGTCCTCCCAAGCGAATGCCCCAATATTGGTTCGACTCCCGGCGGCGCTATTTCCTGAAAAACTACGGTTGGCTGTATCTAGTGCTGGCGGATGCCTATTGGATGGGGGGATTTGCCCTGTGGCGATTGCGTCGAGGGATTCAAGGCAAACCCGATCCCGATCCCCCGCAGTTTCTCCAAGACTTCTTCCGCAACAGCGCTTTTTTGCGGCGAGACGGTTTAGATCGAGCGATATCAAAATAAACTTCTAGAAAGGGTTTCGTCGGCTCATTCGGTTACCTGTTACCCTTTCCCCCTTCCCCTTTCCCCCTTCCCCCAATTGCGAATTGCGAATTGGTAATTGGTAATTGTTCTTCCCCCTTCCCCGTCAATTGAAATTTGTGTATGGTTGTGCAATCAGACCCGGACGCGATCGCGCGCGAAACTCCCCCCAAGGAAAACTCCCTCGGACTTTGGCAACAAATTAAAGAAGATTGGATCGCCCACGGACGGGATTGGACGAAGCCCGGATTTCGTGCTGTTGCCGTCCAGCGCTTTGGCGTATGGCGCATGGGCATCGAACCCAAACTCTTTCGCGCCTTCTTCAGCGTCCTCTACCGCGCCCTCTACCGCAAAATTCGCAATGGTTACGGCATCGACTTACCCTATACCGTACAACTCGGTCGCCGCGTCATTATCGAACACCAAGGAGGCATTATCATTCATGGCTACAGCACGATTGGCGACGACAGCATTATTCGTCAGGGTGTAACCCTGGGCAATCGTTACCTGGAACGCCCTTTAGATGCCCCTCAACTCGGCGATCGCGTTAACGTCGGAGCCGGAGCCAAAATTCTCGGTCATGTCACTCTGGGCAACGATGTCAGCATTGGAGCCAACGCTGTCGTCCTGTCCGATCTTCCCGCCGGAGCAACCGCAGTCGGGATTCCTGCCAAAATCATTAAAGTTAAAGAGTCCAATGAAGGTCACGCCCACAACAATTCCTGATGTTTTAATTATCGAACCTCGCGTCTTTGCCGACGATCGCGGTTTTTTTTACGAAAGTTACAATCAAAAAGCTTTTTTGGATAAAGCTGGGATCGATACCCCTCTCGTCCAAGACAATCATTCCCGTTCCCAACAACACGTCCTGCGAGGATTGCACTATCAAATTCAACAGCCTCAAGGAAAGTTGATGCGCGTGGCAATTGGAGCGGTTTTTGATGTTGCGGTGGATTTGCGCCAATCTGCTCCCACCTTCGGTCAGTGGGCGGGAACGCTGCTCAGTGCGGAAAATAAGCGCCAGATGTGGATTCCTCCCGGTTTTGCCCACGGCTTTTTAGTTCTGTCTGAAGTCGCCGAAGTTCTCTACAAAACCACCGATTATTACGCCCCCCAACACGAACGCTGCATTCGCTGGGACGATCCGGATTTGGCAATTGATTGGCACTTAACCGCAGAACCCGTTCTTTCGGCAAAAGACAAGGCAGGACAAGCATTTAAAACAGCAGAGGTGTTTCCTTAATGCGCATCTTACTCACCGGAGTGACCGGACAATTGGGACGAGAATTGCAACGCATCCTTCCTGAAATTGCAGAAGTGATTGGGTACAGTCGTCAGGAGATGGATTTGGCACAACCGGAGCAAATTCAACGCGCGATCGCGCGCGTCCAACTCGATCTTATTTTAAATGCAGGAGCGTACACCGCAGTGGATCGGGCAGAGACGGAATTAGACCTCGTTCGCGCTATTAATGGTATTGCTCCTCAAATCCTTGCAGAAGAAGCCCAAAAACGAGAAGTTGCGCTGTTTCACATCTCTACCGATTATGTCTTCGACGGGCGCAAAAACACCCCCTACACCGAAGAAGACGAAACCAATCCCCTCAGCGCTTACGGCGCGTCGAAATGGGTGGGGGAAGAAGGAATTCGTCAAGCCACGGCAAATCACTTAATCCTGCGAACTGCTTGGGTGTATGGGGCGGGGGAGACGGGAAATTTTGTGAAAACCATGCTGCGCTTGGGGGCAGAACGGGAGGAAATTCGCGTGGTTAGCGATCAAATTGGTTCGCCGACGTGGACGGGAGATTTAGCTCGCGCGATCGCGCAATTACTAACCCACACCCCATTTCCCACTGGAACCTACCACTACACCAATAGTGGCGTTGCCAGTTGGTACGATTTTGCCGTTGCTATTTTTGAAGAAGCCTCTAACCTCAATTTCCCCCTAAAAGTTAAAAACGTCATTCCCATCACCACCGCAGACTATCCCACCCCCGCCCGCCGTCCCGCCTATTCCGTTCTTTCCACCCAAAAAATCACCGCCCTCCTCAGCACGCAACCTCCCCACTGGCGCGAGGGTTTGCGACAAATGCTTCGCTCGATGTAAATCACCAAATTGACGCATTTTCCCGTAAATCTGTATCATGCTACTGCAATCTGTCAAACTCTCCGCATCTTCTCAGTCAGCATTCCATTTATGTCCGTTCTCGCTGTAGGGATGCAATTTTGGGGTCAATAATTCTGCGTCCAACATCGGGAAATTCAATGGCTAAGTAGGTTTTCTTTCCCGAACCGAGAATATGAGTCACCTTCCCTTCCCCAAAAATATTATGGATCGCGCGATCGCCAATTTCCCAATCTAGAGTCACAGGAGTTGCGGTTTCTGGCGTTTTCGCTTGCTTCGCACTGCGGCGACGATGGGAAGTAGAACGGACATTACTCGCAATTAAATCACTGGGTAACTCGCGCAGAAATTGCGATGGAATTGCAGGTTCCCTCGAACCCCAAAGGGTGCGTTCCTTCGCATGAGTTAAAAATAATTGTTCCTGTGCGCGAGTAATTCCCACATAACAAAGGCGGCGTTCTTCTTCGAGAGCTAGAGGGTCATTTAGGGTTCTAATATTAGGAAATAATCCCTGTTCTAAACCGACGAGAAAGACCACGGGAAACTCCAACCCTTTCGCTGAATGTAGCGTCATTAAAGAAACAGCTTGCTGTCCTTCTTCAAGATTATCTAAAGCGGAAGCAAGAGAGGCATTAGCGAGGAATGCTTCTAAGCTAGGGTCTTCGTTTTCTATTTGGAATTGGGTGACTGCATTATACAATTCGCCAATATTCGCAAGGCGGTTATCAGCCTCATCGGTTCCCTGCTTTTTGAGGTCATCGGTATAACCGGAATCTTCCATAATTCCTTGAACAATTTCAGCGGCGGATAGGGTTTTTATTTGTTCCTGATAATCTCGAATAATTTTTGCAAATCGATTGACACCTTTGGTGGCGCGTCCTGCTAAAGTACTCACGGAGGTTTCATCGCTGATGAGTTCCCAAAGCGGAACATTTAACTCTCGCGCCGCGTTTAAAAGATTTTCTATGGAAGTTTTACCAATCCCCCGTCTGGGAGTATTAATAATTCGCAGCAAGCTAACTGTATCGGCAGGATTCGCAAGGACGCGCAAATAAGCAAGAGCATCCTTGATTTCTTTGCGGTCATAAAATTTGAGTCCCCCGACTACAATATAAGGAACTCGACCTCTAAGGGCATCCTCAAAAACGCGAGACTGAGCATTTGTTCGATAGAGAATGGCAAATGAACCCCAATTGAGTTCTGGATTATCATTGGCTAAATCTTGAATGCGATTGAGGACAAATCGCGCTTCAACTTGTTCGTCATCCGCTTTGAAGCAATAGATTTGCTCTCCAATTCCTCGCGTAGGTTTGAGAATTTTATCAATACGCTGCGTATTGTTTTCAATAAGGTGGTTAGCAGCTTGAAGAATATTTTCTCTAGAACGATAGTTCTCTTCTAGCTTAACCATTGTGCGCGTGTCGTCATCAGGCAAACCGTCGCCAAAGTCTTCTTGGAATTCGAGCAAAATTTTGTAATCTGCCATCCGAAAAGAATAAATCGATTGGTCGGCATCTCCGACAACAAAAATGGAACGATTCTGCCAATTCCATTGGTTGCGATTGGGTTCTCCATTAGTTGAGAGGAGACGAATCAGATCGTATTGAATGCGGTTGGTGTCTTGGTATTCATCCACTAAAATGTGTTGAAATTGTTGGTGCCAATAGCCCAATATTGATTCATTTTGTTGGAAGAGTTTTGCAGGAATTAAAATTAAATCGTCGAAGTCAAGGGCATTATTCGCGGCGAGTTGATTTTGATATTCACCATACACCTCAGCAATAACTCTTCCTTTATAGTTAGATTCATTCTGGGCGTAAACTTCTGGCATTAAACCTAAATTCTTGGCATTACTGATGCTGTATCGAACCGAACGAGGATTGAATTTCTTGTCATCTAGATTGAGTTGTTTGGTGACGATGTTTTTAACCAAACTTTGTGCGTCGGATTCATCGAAAATCGAGAAATTACGCTGCCAGGTGCGTCCTTTTTTGTCTTGATACTTATTGATGTCGTAGCGGAGAATGCGAGCAAACAGACTGTGGAAGGTTCCAATCCATAGAGGCTTAGTAATTGTTTTGTAAACGCGGGATCTCAGTTTGGTTTGCTCTTGGGGAGGAAGGAGTTCTAAGTGCTGGTTATGTACTTGTTCTGCTAAACGCTGCGCAAAAATCTTCTCGATGCGCTCTTTCAT
Coding sequences:
- the yidD gene encoding membrane protein insertion efficiency factor YidD yields the protein MKTVLIGLLKFYKRLISPLLPPACRFYPTCSEYAMDAIARFGTLKGSWLATQRLLRCHPFHPGGYDPVPTPEELQQKPKNRKTIVNLSQWKHKSKNRED
- a CDS encoding diacylglycerol/polyprenol kinase family protein, giving the protein MFSPLSGLETSPPIFVSVGITVVYLTVMLVVAESLNRLTALGAELTRKIVHIGSGHVILIAWLLNIPAWVGIGASAIAGGIAILSYFFPILPSINSVGRNSLGTFFYAISMGILVACFWSIHHPQYAAIGILVMAWGDGLAAIIGQRFGKHPYQFFGSRKSWEGSATMAAVSFIVTLLILLSVQGNHWQTWCVSLAVALVATGLEAFSKLGIDNLTVPLGSAAFCFFLNQWLNANS
- a CDS encoding O-antigen ligase domain-containing protein yields the protein MSPQAALVLVAWIPFSLYLFLRFPPQKAAIIGFIGAWLFLPQAEFFLSPLPNYTRMAAACYGILLGALIFDAERLFSFRISWIDLPMIVYCFCPIISQINNNLSPISPTFNQLITWGAPYFVGRIYFSTLDGLKELAKGIFIGGLIYIPFCLIESVMGPLIHEKVYGFPAFVDWSQARRYGGWRPVVFMNHGLMVGVWMMTTALCGVWFWRAGVIPKEPSKPILKWGKWVVTASVWRLWLWKIEAGKTLQGRAINPLVILLFLTFVNCRSTGAWILAVTGLLILFIGSGLRSNLPMLLLAGFTALYLFSGAMGTTQTEPILNFFESLGLSADRVSSLAFRFHNEEILGERIRLKFLFGWGDASEYRVPGAITDSLWIIIFGINGVVGLWSWAAAFLVPVFGFCFRYPARYWTNPNVSPALVLVLCLNLYCIDCLLNAMVNPVFVLICGGVSGLVVKPTANDARPSPLEIAVRARLKRREVRERD
- a CDS encoding glycosyltransferase family 2 protein, with protein sequence MANEIQSIPLLVVVLNYRTPQLTIDCLRSLVGEAKALPKMRVVVTDNDSQDGSAEQIGVAIAEEGLSAWASLMPLERNGGFAFGNNAPIRRAIASQNLPPYVLLLNPDTVVRPGAISALLEFMEAHPQAGIAGSRLEDPDGTPQRSAFRFHTILSELEGGTRLGAVSRLLSRWIVAPPVSDTPCKTDWVAGASMMIRREVIEQAELLDEGYFMYYEEMDFCLQARQAGWECWYVPQSRVVHLVGQSSGVTDTKRPPKRMPQYWFDSRRRYFLKNYGWLYLVLADAYWMGGFALWRLRRGIQGKPDPDPPQFLQDFFRNSAFLRRDGLDRAISK
- a CDS encoding serine O-acetyltransferase, whose amino-acid sequence is MVVQSDPDAIARETPPKENSLGLWQQIKEDWIAHGRDWTKPGFRAVAVQRFGVWRMGIEPKLFRAFFSVLYRALYRKIRNGYGIDLPYTVQLGRRVIIEHQGGIIIHGYSTIGDDSIIRQGVTLGNRYLERPLDAPQLGDRVNVGAGAKILGHVTLGNDVSIGANAVVLSDLPAGATAVGIPAKIIKVKESNEGHAHNNS
- the rfbC gene encoding dTDP-4-dehydrorhamnose 3,5-epimerase is translated as MKVTPTTIPDVLIIEPRVFADDRGFFYESYNQKAFLDKAGIDTPLVQDNHSRSQQHVLRGLHYQIQQPQGKLMRVAIGAVFDVAVDLRQSAPTFGQWAGTLLSAENKRQMWIPPGFAHGFLVLSEVAEVLYKTTDYYAPQHERCIRWDDPDLAIDWHLTAEPVLSAKDKAGQAFKTAEVFP
- the rfbD gene encoding dTDP-4-dehydrorhamnose reductase; its protein translation is MRILLTGVTGQLGRELQRILPEIAEVIGYSRQEMDLAQPEQIQRAIARVQLDLILNAGAYTAVDRAETELDLVRAINGIAPQILAEEAQKREVALFHISTDYVFDGRKNTPYTEEDETNPLSAYGASKWVGEEGIRQATANHLILRTAWVYGAGETGNFVKTMLRLGAEREEIRVVSDQIGSPTWTGDLARAIAQLLTHTPFPTGTYHYTNSGVASWYDFAVAIFEEASNLNFPLKVKNVIPITTADYPTPARRPAYSVLSTQKITALLSTQPPHWREGLRQMLRSM
- the pcrA gene encoding DNA helicase PcrA, producing the protein MTASTDFVSHLNPSQRCAVEHFCGPLLVVAGAGSGKTRALTYRIANLILKHKVNPENIFAVTFTNKAAREMKERIEKIFAQRLAEQVHNQHLELLPPQEQTKLRSRVYKTITKPLWIGTFHSLFARILRYDINKYQDKKGRTWQRNFSIFDESDAQSLVKNIVTKQLNLDDKKFNPRSVRYSISNAKNLGLMPEVYAQNESNYKGRVIAEVYGEYQNQLAANNALDFDDLILIPAKLFQQNESILGYWHQQFQHILVDEYQDTNRIQYDLIRLLSTNGEPNRNQWNWQNRSIFVVGDADQSIYSFRMADYKILLEFQEDFGDGLPDDDTRTMVKLEENYRSRENILQAANHLIENNTQRIDKILKPTRGIGEQIYCFKADDEQVEARFVLNRIQDLANDNPELNWGSFAILYRTNAQSRVFEDALRGRVPYIVVGGLKFYDRKEIKDALAYLRVLANPADTVSLLRIINTPRRGIGKTSIENLLNAARELNVPLWELISDETSVSTLAGRATKGVNRFAKIIRDYQEQIKTLSAAEIVQGIMEDSGYTDDLKKQGTDEADNRLANIGELYNAVTQFQIENEDPSLEAFLANASLASALDNLEEGQQAVSLMTLHSAKGLEFPVVFLVGLEQGLFPNIRTLNDPLALEEERRLCYVGITRAQEQLFLTHAKERTLWGSREPAIPSQFLRELPSDLIASNVRSTSHRRRSAKQAKTPETATPVTLDWEIGDRAIHNIFGEGKVTHILGSGKKTYLAIEFPDVGRRIIDPKIASLQRERT